Proteins from a single region of Antechinus flavipes isolate AdamAnt ecotype Samford, QLD, Australia chromosome 2, AdamAnt_v2, whole genome shotgun sequence:
- the LOC127546303 gene encoding collagen alpha-1(I) chain-like — protein sequence MTGGSREGLDPPRGQSSNAGSCPRARGPGAGEEERAGDGGPGVPGPATGRSAFVRPGARGLLIPRPPSVGTGLEDAGIAALPLLWEESASFRAHKDTGRESWTCPDHSRSNRRWTNRCWGHSQSGQPNHPGTHRASEPHTVSPVSPTALEPAGRRSHVRSVRSARPPWNPPGVGATSGQSGQPDRPGTRRASEPRPVSPVSPTTLETTRRRSHVRSVRSARPPWNPPGVGATSGQSGQSNRPGSRRASEPRTVSPVSPTALEPAGRRSHVRQGRSLLSGTSLEQTSRPFPSEEGDTGEPPDSSGSRGRGQRFRAECSGSRGGGDSPDQKPEALSSPGDCRHVTFPQFVMSMGPMREPGLRADVLLQRGTKPKVGRAEPGPGPEVGRAERAELGPGPEVGRAERAEPGPGPEVGRAEPGPGPEVGRAEPGPEPEVGRAEPGPGPEVGRAERAEPGPEPEVGRAERAEPGPGPEVGRAERAEPGPGPEVGRAEPGPGPEVGRAERAEPGPGPEVGRAERAEPGPGPEVGRAEWAEPGPGPEVGRAEWAEPGPGPEVGRAEWAEPGPEPEGEHPTNAEVALPGSLSQKQRPEEASESGKGPHGTRGAELRALRGSRASDPFWDRRARTHLEQEGGRAGSDRGPGRGAGEWGNQAPLWPPLTQDPAPSPQACDPQTEPLGDEGHPPNLPPGTPPTHHPPRPRPLPSSQNPAAQRRTFRGPSLAHVWSRGRKGRVPEQDREMPAPEAPARRPPPVKGGEVSGLGSPGVTGGGGGQALRQVGAEGAGGEQSPGSVVR from the exons ATGACAGGAGGGTCCCGAGAGGGCCTCGATCCCCCCAGAGGACAGAGCAGCAATGCCGGGAGCTGCCCAAGGGCCAGAGGCCCCGGGgcgggagaagaggagagggcgGGAGATGGGGGTCCAGG CGTCCCCGGCCCCGCCACGGGACGCTCAGCCTTCGTCCGGCCGGGAGCCAGAGGCCTTCTTATCCCGCGGCCTCCATCAGTGGGCACCGGCCTCGAGGATGCTGGGATTGCGGCCCTGCCCCTTCTCTG GGAGGAGTCCGCGAGCTTCCGAGCCCACAAAGACACAGGACGGGAAAGCTGGACTTGTCCGGACCATTCGCGGTCCAACCGCCGCTGGACTAACAGATGCTGGGGCCATAGTCAGTCTGGTCAGCCCAACCACCCTGGAACCCACCGGGCATCGGAGCCACATACGGTCAGTCCGGTCAGCCCGACCGCCCTGGAACCCGCCGGGCGTCGGAGCCACGTCCGGTCAGTCCGGTCAGCCCGACCGCCCTGGAACCCGCCGGGCGTCGGAGCCACGTCCGGTCAGTCCGGTCAGCCCGACCGCCCTGGAACCCGCCGGGCGTCGGAGCCACGTCCGGTCAGTCCGGTCAGCCCGACCACCCTGGAAACCACCAGGCGTCGGAGCCACGTCCGGTCAGTCCGGTCAGCCCGACCGCCCTGGAACCCGCCGGGCGTCGGAGCCACGTCCGGTCAGTCCGGTCAGTCCAACCGCCCTGGAAGCCGCCGGGCGTCGGAGCCACGTACGGTCAGTCCGGTCAGTCCGACCGCCCTGGAACCCGCCGGGCGTCGGAGCCACGTACG ACAAGGCCGGTCCCTCCTCTCCGGGACGTCCCTGGAGCAGACGTCGCGTCCCTTTCCGTCGGAGGAGGGGGACACGGGGGAACCCCCAGACTCATCGGGTTCCCGAGGCCGGGGACAGAGGTTTAGAGCTGAGTGTTCAGGCAGCCGTGGGGGAGGGGATTCACCTGATCAGAAACCCGAAGCTCTCTCATCCCCCGGGGACTGTAGACACGTCACTTTCCCTCAGTTTGTAATGTCCATGGGCCCGAT GAGAGAACCCGGCCTCCGGGCTGATGTCCTCCTGCAGAGGGGAACCAAGCCCAAGGTCGGACGGGCCGAGCCAGGCCCGGGGCCCGAGGTCGGACGGGCAGAGCGGGCCGAGCTGGGCCCGGGGCCCGAGGTCGGACGGGCAGAGCGGGCCGAGCCGGGCCCGGGGCCTGAGGTCGGACGGGCAGAGCCAGGCCCAGGGCCCGAGGTCGGACGGGCAGAGCCGGGCCCGGAGCCCGAGGTCGGACGGGCAGAGCCAGGCCCGGGGCCCGAGGTCGGACGGGCAGAGCGGGCAGAGCCGGGCCCGGAGCCCGAGGTCGGACGGGCAGAGCGGGCCGAGCCGGGCCCGGGGCCCGAGGTCGGACGGGCAGAGCGGGCCGAGCCGGGCCCGGGGCCCGAGGTCGGACGGGCAGAGCCAGGCCCAGGGCCCGAGGTCGGACGGGCAGAGCGGGCAGAGCCGGGCCCGGGGCCCGAGGTCGGACGGGCAGAGCGGGCCGAGCCGGGCCCGGGGCCCGAGGTCGGACGGGCAGAGTGGGCAGAGCCGGGCCCGGGGCCCGAGGTCGGACGGGCAGAGTGGGCAGAGCCGGGCCCGGGGCCTGAGGTCGGACGGGCAGAGTGGGCAGAGCCGGGCCCGGAGCCCGAG GGAGAGCACCCAACAAACGCCGAGGTCGCGCTTCCTGGAAGCTTGAGTCAAAAACAAAGGCCGGAGGAGGCCTCGGAGTCGGGGAAGGGCCCGCACGGGACCAGAGGGGCGGAGCTCCGGGCGCTCCGCGGGAGTCGGGCTTCAGACCCGTTTTGGGACAGACGGGCCCGGACTCACCTGGAGCAGGAAGGCGGCAGGGCCGGGTCTGACCGCGGGCCTGGGCGAGGGGCCGGGGAGTGGGGGAACCAGGCTCCTCTCTGGCCCCCCCTTACCCAGGACCCCGCTCCATCGCCGCAGGCCTGTGACCCACAGACAGAACCCCTTGGGGATGAGGGGCACCCTCCGAACCTCCCCCCAGGGACACCCCCCACCCATCACCCACCCCGGCCCCGGCCACTGCCCAGTAGCCAGAACCCTGCAGCCCAACGGAGGACGTTCCGCGGCCCTTCTCTGGCTCACGTCTGGTCTCGGGGACGGAAGGGCCGGGTTCCAGAGCAGGACCGCGAGATGCCGGCACCGGAGGCCCCTGCGAGGCGCCCGCCGCCCGTGAAAGGAGGGGAAGTGAGCGGCCTGGGGTCACCGGGGgtcacggggggggggggggggcaggcgCTCCGCCAAGTGGGCGCAGAAGGCGCCGGGGGAGAACAGAGCCCGGGAAGCGTCGTTCGATGA
- the MYCN gene encoding N-myc proto-oncogene protein translates to MPVGAAAPKNPDLEFHSLQPCFYPDEDDFYVGGPDGAPPGEDIWKKFELLPTPPLSPSRAGPGGGPGGLPSPAWPGGGEPPDWASELLLLPPPEAEPWGTGGPGNLSAFVLRDCMWSGFSAREKLERVVTEKLQAGPRGAPAEGPAKAASATASAPPSRAAGSAPAPGAAELCNPASECVDPAVVFPFPVNKREPPAAAAAAAGTSGAPPGGPGQHPRGPARPFPAGDTRTNSCSGDDTLSDSDDEEEEEEEEEEEEIDVVTVEKRRASASSHPKALTTFTITVRPKSAAPAARAQPGEPAPKRCAPIHQQHNYAAPSPYAESEDPPPPKRVKAEAPPRPARSLPPPAKAKGASPRNSDSEDSERRRNHNILERQRRNDLRSSFLTLRDHVPELVRNEKAAKVVILKKATEYVRSLQAQEQQLQLEKRKLMAKQEQLLQRAEHGRTC, encoded by the exons ATGCCGGTGGGCGCCGCGGCCCCCAAGAACCCGGACCTGGAGTTCCACTCGCTGCAGCCCTGCTTCTACCCCGACGAGGACGACTTCTACGTGGGCGGCCCGGACGGGGCGCCCCCGGGCGAGGACATCTGGAAGAAGTTCGAGCTGCTGCCCACGCCGCCGCTCTCCCCGAGCCGGGCCGGGCCCGGCGGCGGCCCCGGGGGGCTGCCCAGCCCCGCGTGGCCCGGGGGCGGCGAGCCCCCCGACTGGGCGTccgagctgctgctgctgccgccgcccgAGGCCGAGCCGTGGGGCACCGGGGGCCCGGGCAACCTCAGCGCCTTCGTGCTGCGGGACTGCATGTGGAGCGGCTTCTCGGCGCGGGAGAAGCTCGAGCGCGTAGTCACCGAGAAGCTGCAGGCGGGCCCGCGGGGCGCGCCGGCCGAGGGCCCGGCCAAGGCCGCCTCCGCCACCGCCTCCGCGCCGCCCTCCAGGGCTGCCGGCTCCGCGCCCGCCCCCGGGGCCGCCGAGCTGTGCAACCCGGCCTCCGAGTGCGTGGACCCGGCCGTGGTGTTCCCCTTCCCGGTGAACAAGCGCGAGCCCCCGGCCGCTGCAGCCGCAGCCGCCGGTACTTCCGGGGCGCCCCCGGGAGGGCCCGGCCAGCATCCCCGCGGCCCGGCGCGCCCCTTCCCGGCCGGAGACACCAGGACCAACAGCTGCTCCGGGGACGACACCCTGAGCGACTCGG atgatgaggaggaggaagaggaggaggaggaggaggaggagatcgACGTGGTGACGGTGGAGAAGCGCCGAGCCTCGGCCTCCAGCCACCCCAAGGCGCTCACCACCTTCACCATCACAGTCCGGCCCAAAAGCGCCGCCCCCGCCGCCCGCGCCCAGCCGGGCGAGCCGGCCCCGAAGCGCTGCGCGCCCATCCACCAGCAGCACAACTACGCCGCGCCCTCCCCCTACGCCGAGAGCGAGGACCCGCCGCCCCCCAAGCGGGTGAAGGCCGAGGCCCCCCCCCGCCCCGCCAGGAGCCTCCCGCCGCCGGCCAAGGCCAAGGGCGCCAGCCCGCGCAACTCCGACTCGGAGGACAGCGAGCGCCGGCGCAACCACAACATCCTGGAGCGGCAGCGGCGCAACGACCTGCGCTCCAGCTTCCTGACGCTCCGGGACCACGTGCCCGAGCTGGTCAGGAACGAGAAGGCGGCCAAGGTGGTCATCCTGAAGAAGGCCACGGAGTACGTGCGCTCGCTGCAGGCGCAGGAGCAGCAGCTGCAGCTGGAGAAGCGCAAGCTCATGGCCAAGCAGGAGCAGCTGCTGCAGAGGGCCGAGCACGGCCGGACTTGCTGA